Proteins encoded within one genomic window of Humulus lupulus chromosome 1, drHumLupu1.1, whole genome shotgun sequence:
- the LOC133804457 gene encoding protein CELLULOSE SYNTHASE INTERACTIVE 1, protein MKVQDSEPPTPLSVAKMGSRDRSGMEDPDGTLASVAQCIEQLRQSSSSIQEKEYSLKQLLELVDTRENAFSAVGSHSQAVPVLVSLLRSGSLGVKIQASTVLGSLCKENELRVKVLLGGCIPPLLGLLKSSSAEGQVAAAKTIYAVSQDGARDHVGSKIFSTEGVVPVLWDQLGNGHKNGNLVDELLTGSLRNLSTSTEGFWTATLQAAGVDILVKLLKTGQSSTQANVCFLLACVMMEDASVSSKVLAAEATKQLLKLLGPGNDAPVRAEAAGALKSLSSQCKEARREIANFNGIPVLINATIAPSKEFMQGEYAQALQENAMCALANISGGLSYVISSLGQSLESCSSPAQVADTLGALASALMIYDSKAESTRASDALDVEQTLLTQIKPRLPFLVQERTIEALASLYGNPILSTKLANSDAKRLLVGLITMATNEVQDELVRALLTLCNNDGSLWRALQGREGVQLLISLLGLSSEQQQECAVALLCLLSNENDESKWAITAAGGIPPLVQILETGSVKAKEDSATILRNLCNHSEDIRACVESADAVPALLWLLKNGSPNGKEIAAKTLNHLIHKSDTATISQLTALLTSDLPDSKTYVLDALRSMLSVVPLNDILREGSAANDAIETIVKILNSTKEETQAKSASALAGIFESRKDLRESGFAVKTLGSVMKLLNVESENILVEASRCLAAIFLSIKENRDVAVVARDALSPLIILANSSALDVAELAMCALANIILDNEVSEKAVAEEIILPATRVLREGTVSGKTHAAAAIARLLQSRQIDFAINDCVNRSGTVLALVSFIESANSGSIATTEALDALAILSRSGGVNGQIKPAWAVLAEYPKSITPIVLSIAEASPTLQDKAIEILSRLCRDQPVVLGDTVAIATGCISSIAKRVINSTNSKVKIGGVALLICAAKVSHQRVVEDLSQSNSCALLIQSLVMLSSSQSSTENIVVNDKESIGIFRHTKEETRKDESAMSTAVISGVDLSIWLLSVLACHDEKSKKVIMEAGAVEVLTDRISNCSSRYSQIDFQEDNSIWICALLLAILFQDRDIIRSHATMKSIPAVASMLRSEDSTNRYFAAQAVASLVCNGSRGTLLSVANSGAAGGLISLLGCADGDISDLLDLSEEFGLVRYPDQVALERLFRVDDIRVGATSRKAIPLLVDLLKPIPDRPGAPFLALGILTQLAKDCPSNKIVMVESGALEALTKYLSLGPQDATEEAATDLLGLLFSSAEIRKHESAFGAVGQLVAVLRLGGRAARYSAAKALESLFSADHIRNAETARQAVQPLVEILNTGLEREQHAAIAALVRLLSENPSRALAVADVEMNAVDVLCRILSSSCSMELKGDAAELCCVLFGNTRIRSTMAAARCVEPLVSLLVSEFSPAQHSVVRALDKLVDDEQLAELVAAHGAVIPLVGLLYGKNYLLHEAISRALVKLGKDRPACKMEMVKAGVIESILDILHEAPDFLCAAFAELLRILTNNASIAKGTSAAKVVEPLFVLLTRSEFGPDGQHSALQVLVNILEHPQCRADYTLTSHQAIEPLIPLLDSPSPAVQQLAAELLSHLLSEEHLQKDPVTHQVISPLIRVLGSGIHILQQRAVKALVSIALTWPNEIAKEGGVIELSKVILQSDPSLPHALWESGASVLSSILQFSSEFYLEVPVAVLVRLLRSGSEGTVTGALNALLVLESDDATTAEAMAESGAIEALLELLRCHQCEETAARLLEVLLNNVKIRETKVTKAAILPLSQYLLDPQTQAQQARLLATLALGDLFQNEGLARSADAVSACRALVNVLEEQPTEEMKVVAICALQNLVMYSRSNKRAVAEAGGVQVVLDLIGTSDPETAVQAAMFVKLLFSNHTIQEYASSETVRSITAAIEKDLWATGTVNEEYLKALNSLFGNFPRLRATEPATLSIPHLVTSLKTGSEATQEAALDALFLLRQAWSACPAEVSRAQSIAAADAIPLLQYLIQSGPPRFQEKAEFLLQCLPGTLVVIIKRGNNMKQSVGNPSVFCKLTLGNTTPKQTKIVSTGPNPEWDESFTWSFESPPKGQKLHISCKNKSKMGKSSFGKVTIQIDRVVMLGAVAGEYTLLPESKSGPSRNLEIEFQWSNK, encoded by the exons ATGAAAGTTCAAGATTCAGAGCCTCCAACTCCACTTTCTGTTGCAAAGATGGGGTCAAG AGATCGTAGTGGCATGGAGGATCCAGATGGGACATTGGCAAGCGTTGCCCAATGCATTGAGCAACTACGACAGAGTTCCTCATCTATACAAGAGAAGGAGTATTCATTGAAGCAATTGCTGGAACTTGTTGATACACGTGAAAATGCTTTCAGTGCTGTTGGATCTCACTCCCAGGCAGTACCAGTGCTTGTTTCTCTTCTTCGATCAGGATCGCTTGGTGTGAAGATACAAGCTTCTACTGTATTAGGTTCTCTATGTAAGGAGAATGAACTGCGGGTAAAGGTCTTGCTTGGTGGATGCATTCCACCTTTGCTTGGTTTACTCAAGTCAAGTTCAGCAGAAGGTCAAGTTGCTGCAGCAAAGACTATTTATGCAGTTTCTCAAGATGGTGCTAGGGATCATGTTGGATCAAAAATATTTTCAACTGAAGGGGTTGTGCCAGTGCTTTGGGACCAGCTAGGAAATGGACACAAGAATGGTAATTTAGTTGATGAGTTGTTGACTGGGTCACTAAGGAACCTTTCAACTAGCACAGAGGGATTCTGGACAGCAACATTACAAGCTGCAGGAGTGGATATACTTGTAAAGTTGCTGAAAACTGGACAGTCAAGCACTCAAGCTAATGTTTGCTTTCTTCTGGCATGTGTGATGATGGAGGATGCATCTGTTTCTTCTAAGGTACTTGCTGCAGAGGCAACCAAACAACTACTCAAGCTCTTGGGACCTGGTAATGATGCTCCTGTTAGAGCAGAAGCTGCAGGGGCTCTTAAATCTCTCTCTTCTCAGTGCAAAGAAGCAAGACGTGAGATAGCTAATTTTAATGGTATTCCGGTTCTAATAAATGCTACAATAGCCCCTTCAAAAGAATTTATGCAGGGTGAGTATGCTCAAGCATTGCAGGAGAATGCTATGTGTGCTTTAGCAAACATTTCTGGTGGTTTATCATATGTCATATCAAGTCTTGGTCAAAGCCTTGAATCATGTTCTTCACCTGCCCAAGTTGCTGACACCTTAGGGGCTTTAGCTTCGGCTCTGATGATATATGATAGCAAAGCAGAATCAACTAGAGCTTCAGATGCGTTGGATGTTGAGCAGACTTTGCTTACACAAATCAAACCTCGGTTGCCATTTCTTGTGCAGGAACGAACTATAGAAGCCCTGGCCAGTTTATATGGAAATCCTATACTCTCAACTAAACTTGCAAATTCTGATGCAAAACGTTTGCTTGTTGGTTTGATCACAATGGCAACAAATGAAGTTCAGGATGAGCTTGTAAGAGCACTTCTTACACTTTGCAACAATGATGGAAGTCTATGGCGTGCACTTCAGGGCCGTGAAGGGGTTCAACTCTTGATATCTCTTCTTGGACTTTCATCTGAACAGCAACAGGAATGTGCAGTTGCACTTCTTTGTCTGTTATCTAATGAAAATGATGAAAGTAAATGGGCTATTACTGCTGCTGGTGGCATCCCTCCTCTGGTTCAGATTTTAGAAACTGGGTCTGTGAAAGCCAAAGAAGATTCAGCAACAATCCTTAGGAATCTCTGCAATCACAGTGAAGATATACGTGCATGTGTTGAAAGTGCTGATGCTGTTCCTGCACTTTTATGGCTTCTCAAGAATGGAAGTCCTAACGGGAAAGAAATCGCAGCTAAGACTTTGAATCATTTAATCCACAAATCTGATACTGCAACAATTAGCCAGCTGACTGCATTATTAACCAGTGATCTTCCTGATTCTAAAACATATGTTTTGGATGCATTAAGAAGTATGCTTTCTGTGGTTCCTCTCAATGATATATTGCGTGAAGGTAGTGCTGCTAATGATGCAATTGAGACAATTGTTAAAATTTTGAATTCAACCAAAGAAGAGACTCAAGCCAagtctgcatctgctttagctggAATATTTGAATCTAGGAAAGATTTACGTGAAAGTGGCTTTGCTGTTAAAACTCTTGGGTCAGTTATGAAGTTGCTTAATGTTGAATCTGAAAATATCCTGGTTGAGGCCTCACGTTGCCTTGCTGCAATCTTTCTTTCAATCAAGGAGAATAGAGATGTGGCTGTTGTTGCTAGAGATGCGTTGTCTCCATTAATTATCCTTGCTAATTCTTCTGCTCTAGATGTTGCAGAGCTGGCAATGTGTGCTTTGGCAAATATTATTCTGGATAATGAAGTTTCAGAGAAGGCAGTAGCTGAAGAAATTATTCTGCCTGCTACAAGGGTTTTGCGTGAGGGTACTGTCTCCGGTAAAACCCATGCTGCAGCAGCAATTGCTCGTCTCCTTCAGTCTCGCCAAATTGACTTTGCAATAAATGATTGTGTTAATCGTTCTGGAACTGTTCTTGCATTAGTTTCTTTTATAGAATCTGCTAACAGTGGATCTATTGCCACAACAGAGGCACTGGATGCACTTGCAATTCTGTCCAGGTCTGGTGGAGTTAATGGGCAGATCAAACCTGCATGGGCAGTTTTGGCTGAATACCCCAAAAGCATAACCCCTATAGTTTTATCTATTGCCGAAGCATCACCCACACTGCAGGATAAGGCTATTGAAATATTGTCACGACTTTGCAGAGATCAGCCTGTTGTTCTCGGAGACACAGTTGCTATTGCCACTGGATGTATATCATCAATTGCCAAAAGGGTGATCAATTCTACAAACTCGAAAGTTAAAATTGGAGGAGTTGCACTTCTTATTTGTGCTGCAAAAGTTAGTCACCAGAGAGTGGTGGAAGATCTTAGTCAGTCAAATTCATGCGCCCTTCTCATTCAATCTCTTGTAATGCTCAGTTCTTCTCAGTCTTCTACAGAAAATATAGTGGTTAATGACAAAGAGTCCATTGGCATTTTCAGACATACTAAAGAAGAAACAAGGAAAGATGAATCTGCTATGAGCACAGCAGTTATTTCTGGTGTTGATTTATCTATATGGTTACTCTCTGTACTTGCCTGTCATGATGAAAAGAGCAAAAAAGTTATTATGGAGGCTGGAGCTGTTGAAGTCCTCACAGACAGGATCTCAAATTGTTCTTCTCGCTATTCTCAG ATTGATTTTCAAGAAGATAACAGCATATGGATTTGTGCTTTATTGCTAGCAATTTTGTTCCAAGACAGAGATATCATAAGATCACATGCAACCATGAAAAGTATCCCAGCAGTTGCCAGCATGTTGAGGTCAGAGGACTCAACAAACAGATATTTTGCTGCTCAGGCGGTGGCCAGTCTTGTTTGCAATGGTAGCAGGGGAACACTTCTATCTGTTGCAAACTCTGGTGCAGCAGGTGGGCTTATTTCTCTACTTGGCTGTGCTGATGGTGATATAAGCGATCTTCTTGATTTGTCAGAGGAGTTTGGTTTGGTGCGTTATCCTGATCAGGTGGCTCTTGAGAGGTTGTTTAGAGTCGATGACATAAGGGTTGGTGCTACTTCTCGGAAAGCGATACCTTTACTTGTTGATCTTCTTAAACCTATTCCTGATCGTCCTGGGGCACCATTTCTGGCACTTGGGATTCTGACTCAGCTTGCAAAGGACTGTCCATCAAACAAAATTGTCATGGTAGAGTCGGGAGCTTTGGAGGCTCTGACTAAGTATCTATCACTTGGTCCCCAAGATGCAACTGAGGAAGCTGCTACTGATCTATTAGGTCTTCTCTTCAGCAGTGCTGAAATCAGAAAACATGAATCTGCATTTGGTGCTGTTGGTCAACTTGTAGCAGTTTTACGGTTAGGAGGAAGGGCAGCCAGGTATAGTGCTGCCAAAGCACTCGAAAGCCTGTTTTCTGCTGATCATATAAGGAATGCTGAAACTGCCCGCCAAGCTGTTCAACCCTTGGTAGAGATTCTCAATACTGGCCTGGAAAGAGAACAACATGCTGCTATTGCTGCACTTGTTAGGTTGTTGAGTGAAAACCCATCAAGAGCCCTTGCAGTAGCAGATGTTGAAATGAACGCTGTAGATGTTCTTTGCAGAATCCTTTCATCTAGCTGTTCAATGGAGCTGAAAGGAGATGCTGCTGAATTGTGTTGTGTTCTTTTTGGAAATACAAGAATCAGGTCGACAATGGCTGCTGCACGATGTGTTGAACCTTTGGTGTCTCTTCTTGTAAGTGAGTTCAGTCCTGCACAGCATTCAGTTGTCCGTGCGTTGGATAAGCTCGTTGATGACGAGCAACTGGCAGAACTGGTTGCTGCTCATGGTGCAGTTATTCCTCTTGTTGGCCTTCTCTATGGTAAGAATTACTTGCTTCATGAGGCTATTTCTAGAGCTCTTGTGAAGCTAGGGAAAGACAGGCCTGCTTGTAAGATGGAAATGGTGAAAGCTGGAGTGATTGAAAGCATACTTGATATCCTGCACGAAGCTCCAGATTTTCTCTGTGCAGCTTTTGCAGAATTGCTACGGATATTGACCAACAATGCTAGCATTGCTAAGGGAACATCTGCTGCAAAAGTGGTTGAGCCTCTTTTTGTGTTGTTAACAAGATCAGAATTTGGTCCTGATGGGCAGCATAGTGCGTTACAAGTTCTTGTTAATATTTTAGAGCATCCACAATGTCGTGCTGATTATACTTTAACATCCCACCAAGCAATCGAACCACTTATCCCGTTACTTGATTCTCCTTCTCCGGCAGTACAACAGTTGGCAGCAGAGCTTCTATCGCATTTACTTTCAGAGGAACATCTACAAAAGGATCCTGTTACTCACCAAGTGATTTCTCCCCTAATACGCGTTCTCGGCTCTGGTATTCACATATTGCAGCAAAGAGCTGTGAAAGCTCTTGTTAGTATAGCACTAACATGGCCTAATGAAATCGCAAAAGAGGGTGGTGTTATAGAACTGTCCAAAGTGATACTGCAAAGTGATCCTTCCCTTCCCCATGCTTTGTGGGAGTCTGGCGCTTCTGTTTTATCCAGTATTCTGCAATTTAGCTCTGAATTTTATTTGGAAGTCCCTGTTGCTGTGTTGGTAAGGTTGCTTCGTTCTGGATCAGAAGGTACGGTAACTGGTGCTTTGAATGCTCTGCTAGTTCTGGAGAGTGATGATGCAACCACTGCTGAGGCAATGGCGGAAAGCGGTGCCATAGAGGCTCTGTTGGAACTTCTCAGATGCCACCAGTGTGAGGAGACTGCTGCAAGACTATTGGAAGTACTGTTGAACAATGTGAAGATTAGAGAAACTAAAGTTACAAAGGCTGCTATCTTACCATTGTCTCAGTACCTCTTGGATCCCCAAACCCAAGCTCAGCAAGCAAGATTACTGGCTACTTTGGCTCTTGGTGATCTATTTCAGAATGAGGGCCTTGCTCGAAGTGCTGATGCTGTTTCAGCTTGCCGTGCTTTGGTTAATGTGCTTGAAGAACAACCAACTGAAGAAATGAAAGTTGTAGCCATATGTGCCTTGCAAAATCTTGTCATGTATAGCCGATCTAATAAAAGAGCGGTTGCCGAGGCTGGTGGGGTTCAGGTTGTGTTGGATTTGATTGGTACCAGTGATCCAGAAACAGCTGTTCAGGCTGCAATGTTTGTTAAActtttattttcaaatcataCGATTCAAGAGTATGCTTCTAGTGAAACTGTCAGATCCATCACTG CTGCTATCGAGAAAGATTTGTGGGCCACTGGAACTGTAAATGAGGAGTACCTGAAGGCTCTTAATTCTCTTTTTGGCAATTTCCCACGTTTGAGAGCCACTGAACCTGCAACACTAAGTATTCCTCATCTTGTTACTTCCCTCAAGACAGGGTCAGAGGCGACTCAAGAGGCTGCCTTGGATGCACTTTTTCTTCTTAGGCAAGCTTGGTCAGCTTGCCCAGCTGAAGTTTCTAGGGCACAGTCTATCGCTGCTGCAGATGCCATTCCCTTGCTCCAATACCTGATCCAGTCTGGTCCACCAAGATTTCAGGAGAAGGCAGAGTTTTTATTGCAATGTTTACCAGGAACATTGGTGGTCATAATCAAGCGTGGGAACAATATGAAGCAGTCAGTTGGAAACCCTAGTGTCTTTTGCAAGCTTACACTTGGCAACACTACACCCAAACAAACCAAG ATTGTTTCAACTGGCCCTAACCCAGAGTGGGATGAGAGCTTTACCTGGTCTTTTGAGAGCCCTCCCAAAGGCCAGAAACTTCATATATCATGCAAGAACAAGAGCAAAATGGGAAAG AGTTCGTTCGGGAAAGTAACTATCCAGATTGATCGGGTAGTGATGCTGGGAGCAGTGGCTGGAGAGTACACCTTGTTGCCAGAAAGCAAAAGTGGGCCATCCCGGAATTTAGAAATTGAGTTCCAATGGTCTAACAagtaa